The following proteins are co-located in the Pseudomonas cavernae genome:
- the accB gene encoding acetyl-CoA carboxylase biotin carboxyl carrier protein, whose translation MDIRKVKKLIELLEESGIDELEIREGEESVRISRHGKQSYAAQPVYAAPAPLAAPVAAAPAAEAAAPAAAKLNGHVVRSPMVGTFYRAASPTSANFVEVGQSVKKGEILCIVEAMKMMNHIEAEASGVIESILVDNGQPVEYDQPMFTIV comes from the coding sequence ATGGATATTCGTAAAGTCAAGAAACTGATCGAACTGCTGGAAGAGTCCGGTATCGACGAACTGGAGATCCGCGAGGGCGAAGAGTCCGTGCGCATCAGCCGCCACGGCAAACAAAGCTACGCGGCCCAGCCGGTGTACGCCGCCCCGGCCCCGCTCGCCGCCCCGGTTGCCGCCGCTCCAGCCGCCGAAGCCGCTGCGCCGGCTGCCGCCAAGCTGAACGGCCACGTGGTGCGTTCGCCGATGGTCGGCACCTTCTACCGCGCCGCCTCGCCGACCTCGGCCAACTTCGTCGAAGTCGGTCAGAGCGTGAAGAAAGGCGAGATCCTGTGCATCGTTGAAGCGATGAAGATGATGAACCACATCGAGGCGGAAGCCAGCGGCGTGATCGAATCCATCCTGGTTGATAACGGCCAGCCGGTGGAATACGACCAGCCGATGTTCACCATCGTTTGA